A stretch of the Janthinobacterium sp. B9-8 genome encodes the following:
- the petA gene encoding ubiquinol-cytochrome c reductase iron-sulfur subunit gives MSDQQVDNSKRRFLLIATGVAGAVAGAGVATPFIASFFPSERAKAAGAPVELDISKLELGQQVTTEWRGKPVWVVKRTPEMLANLPKLDGKLTDPKSLGSDQPEYCNNAVRSIKPEIWIALGVCTHLGCSPTFRPDLAPADLGPEWLGGFYCPCHGSKFDLAGRVYSGVPAPKNLDIPPHKYLTEARLLIGDDK, from the coding sequence ATGAGTGACCAGCAAGTAGATAACAGCAAACGGCGATTCCTGCTGATCGCCACGGGTGTAGCCGGAGCGGTAGCAGGGGCGGGTGTAGCCACGCCTTTTATCGCCAGTTTTTTTCCTTCCGAGCGAGCCAAGGCCGCGGGTGCCCCCGTAGAATTGGATATCAGTAAGCTTGAACTGGGCCAGCAAGTGACCACCGAATGGCGGGGTAAGCCGGTTTGGGTTGTAAAACGCACGCCTGAAATGCTGGCTAACTTACCAAAGCTCGACGGTAAGCTAACCGATCCAAAATCATTAGGCAGCGATCAACCAGAATATTGCAACAACGCAGTACGTTCAATTAAGCCTGAAATTTGGATTGCACTAGGCGTCTGTACGCACTTGGGCTGTTCGCCAACCTTCCGTCCGGATCTGGCTCCTGCCGATTTAGGCCCAGAATGGTTAGGGGGCTTTTACTGCCCATGCCATGGCTCCAAATTCGACCTCGCTGGCCGCGTATATTCTGGCGTTCCAGCTCCGAAAAACCTCGACATCCCACCGCACAAGTACCTTACCGAAGCGCGGTTGTTGATTGGCGACGATAAATAG
- a CDS encoding Nif3-like dinuclear metal center hexameric protein, translated as MARQDLENYIGQLLLVDTWRDYCPNGLQIEGRKNVQRIVTGVTASQALIDAAIDLNADALLVHHGFFWKGENACITRNKKTRIAKLLANDLNLLAYHLPLDAHPTLGNNAQLGKKLGLIGSGRFGDQQLGWLGELETPLTLAEFTLQIDAQLQRLPLVIGPAEQIIKRVAWCTGGAQSFFHEAAHLNIDCFITGEASEFVTHLARESGVSYIAAGHHATERYGIEALGQHLASQYGLEHIHLDLENPV; from the coding sequence ATAGCACGACAAGATCTAGAAAATTATATCGGACAACTGCTGCTCGTAGACACTTGGCGTGACTACTGCCCAAATGGCCTGCAAATTGAAGGCCGAAAAAACGTACAGCGTATTGTAACTGGCGTCACTGCCTCACAGGCATTGATTGATGCTGCAATTGACTTAAATGCCGATGCCTTACTAGTGCACCACGGCTTTTTCTGGAAAGGTGAAAACGCCTGTATTACACGCAACAAAAAGACCCGCATCGCCAAGCTATTAGCCAATGACCTTAATTTACTGGCCTACCACCTGCCGCTTGATGCTCACCCAACCCTAGGCAATAACGCACAACTTGGCAAAAAATTAGGCCTTATTGGCTCTGGTCGCTTTGGAGATCAGCAACTCGGCTGGCTTGGCGAGCTTGAAACTCCGCTGACTTTGGCAGAATTTACACTGCAAATTGATGCGCAATTACAACGCCTCCCCCTTGTCATTGGCCCTGCTGAGCAAATTATCAAGAGGGTGGCTTGGTGCACGGGTGGCGCGCAAAGTTTCTTCCATGAAGCCGCTCATTTAAACATCGATTGCTTTATCACCGGTGAAGCATCCGAATTTGTAACCCACTTAGCCCGTGAAAGCGGAGTGAGCTATATCGCCGCAGGCCATCATGCTACCGAGCGCTATGGCATTGAAGCATTGGGGCAACACTTAGCCAGCCAATATGGGCTAGAACATATTCATCTTGACCTAGAGAATCCCGTCTAA
- a CDS encoding Do family serine endopeptidase has protein sequence MKKLWLIFAQTTTAGLAVWFLVALLRPDLVHPPAPPAPVVMVQQSHTEAASAPVVSSYSPAAKRAMPSVVNIYTAKEVKTQLPPLFKDPRFRRFLGDRLGGEEQRASSLGSGVIVSNQGYIITNNHVVESADEIEVALSDGRTASAKLIGADPDTDLAVIKIELDHLPAITFADTSKAEIGDVVLAIGNPFGVGQTVTMGIVSALGRSELGINTFENFIQTDAPINPGNSGGALIDTKGNLIGINTAIYSKTGGSLGIGFAIPASTIRQIMDALIKDGSVTRGWLGVEMQEVTPELAASFNLKEAGGALIAGVVRGGPADRAGLKPGDVLLKIGGAEVQNASAMLNLIAAFKPDEEVEMQVFRRGKPVLLPVKLGKRPKFNRR, from the coding sequence ATGAAAAAACTTTGGTTAATTTTCGCACAAACTACCACCGCAGGTCTTGCTGTCTGGTTCTTAGTGGCCTTACTTCGTCCTGATTTGGTTCATCCTCCCGCGCCTCCTGCTCCTGTGGTGATGGTGCAGCAAAGCCATACAGAAGCGGCTTCGGCTCCTGTGGTGTCGTCATATAGCCCTGCTGCGAAGCGTGCTATGCCATCGGTAGTAAATATCTACACCGCCAAGGAAGTGAAAACGCAGCTGCCGCCTTTGTTTAAAGATCCCCGTTTCCGGCGTTTCCTCGGGGATCGCTTAGGTGGGGAAGAGCAGCGCGCTTCAAGCTTAGGCTCGGGGGTGATTGTTTCTAATCAGGGCTACATCATCACGAATAATCATGTGGTGGAGTCGGCGGATGAGATAGAAGTGGCTTTGTCAGATGGGCGTACGGCGTCTGCCAAATTGATCGGGGCTGACCCGGATACCGATCTGGCCGTGATTAAAATTGAGCTGGATCACTTACCCGCGATTACTTTTGCTGACACCAGCAAGGCAGAAATCGGCGACGTAGTGCTGGCCATTGGTAATCCATTCGGGGTGGGGCAAACCGTAACGATGGGTATTGTCTCCGCCTTGGGGCGCTCTGAATTAGGCATCAATACATTTGAAAACTTTATTCAAACCGATGCGCCTATTAATCCGGGTAATTCTGGCGGCGCTTTAATTGATACTAAGGGTAATTTAATCGGTATTAATACCGCCATTTACTCCAAAACGGGGGGCTCTTTAGGGATTGGTTTTGCTATTCCTGCTTCGACTATTCGCCAAATTATGGATGCGCTGATTAAAGACGGCAGTGTAACGCGCGGTTGGTTAGGCGTAGAAATGCAGGAAGTAACACCAGAATTGGCAGCATCTTTTAATTTGAAAGAGGCTGGAGGGGCTTTGATTGCCGGTGTTGTTCGTGGTGGCCCTGCGGATAGGGCAGGCCTGAAGCCAGGGGATGTATTGCTTAAAATTGGCGGTGCAGAGGTGCAGAATGCATCAGCGATGCTTAATCTGATTGCAGCCTTTAAGCCTGATGAAGAAGTAGAAATGCAGGTGTTTCGCAGGGGAAAACCGGTGCTGTTACCCGTTAAATTAGGTAAGCGGCCTAAATTTAACCGGCGATAG
- a CDS encoding M23 family metallopeptidase, giving the protein MRSHCLTQLALLSATLLSLPSAAEISPELQKTASQAMLLQLQPTVQQGVLVEIQKIHPDKLWILGSATLILPSHLDDVPETRLFMAQYIANHWRVAIEGSEQYGQLLEQAPDALFAPNERKLLLQSQSVNQRQKRSAPLAEVQTGLGLPWAEGTAWRLTGGPHGDDQTSRPFNSLDFAGGNGRVEAPRDGLIYQSCLRNGSGLITLVHDNGFTSSYYHMENLTNLSNGAAVSKGTYLGKIGMGLPCGGSTTGPHVHFALKQGSNKTPVDGKMIGGWSFREGNAPYQGYASRNGQRVNVGGELINFGGGSSLPSGKVTPGNNESTVNLRQSPSLSSAIVGSLQRGEIATIACTAQGDWVDGVWGRTQLWNRLSAGSWISDGFIDTGSNQAVAPPC; this is encoded by the coding sequence ATGCGTAGTCATTGCCTTACCCAACTTGCCTTACTATCCGCCACTCTCTTGAGTCTGCCCTCTGCGGCAGAAATCAGCCCCGAGCTACAGAAAACTGCCAGCCAGGCTATGCTCTTGCAACTGCAACCCACCGTACAGCAGGGCGTTCTGGTCGAAATCCAAAAAATACATCCTGATAAACTCTGGATTTTGGGCAGTGCCACCCTCATCCTGCCCTCGCACCTTGACGATGTACCCGAAACACGGCTCTTTATGGCGCAATACATAGCCAACCACTGGCGGGTAGCGATCGAGGGTAGCGAGCAATATGGGCAACTGCTGGAACAAGCACCTGATGCGCTCTTTGCCCCCAATGAAAGAAAGCTGCTTCTGCAATCCCAGAGCGTGAATCAGCGCCAGAAACGCAGTGCTCCGCTGGCGGAAGTGCAGACAGGGCTTGGCCTGCCTTGGGCAGAAGGCACAGCATGGCGGCTAACCGGCGGGCCGCATGGCGATGATCAGACCAGCCGTCCTTTTAATTCTCTGGATTTTGCAGGCGGCAATGGCAGAGTGGAGGCTCCACGTGACGGGCTGATTTATCAAAGCTGCTTACGTAATGGAAGCGGGCTGATTACCCTTGTCCACGATAATGGCTTTACCAGCAGTTATTACCATATGGAAAACCTGACCAATCTGAGCAATGGTGCGGCGGTCAGCAAAGGCACTTATCTGGGGAAAATCGGCATGGGCCTGCCTTGCGGCGGCTCCACCACAGGGCCACACGTCCACTTCGCCCTTAAGCAAGGCAGTAATAAAACACCGGTCGATGGCAAAATGATCGGAGGCTGGTCATTCCGCGAAGGCAATGCGCCTTATCAAGGCTATGCCTCACGCAATGGCCAGCGGGTCAATGTGGGTGGTGAATTAATCAACTTTGGCGGCGGCAGCTCCCTGCCTTCCGGCAAAGTAACGCCGGGCAATAATGAGAGCACAGTTAATCTGCGCCAGTCTCCATCACTCAGCTCAGCCATTGTTGGCTCCTTGCAAAGAGGCGAAATCGCCACCATTGCCTGCACCGCTCAAGGCGATTGGGTAGATGGCGTATGGGGGCGCACTCAGCTTTGGAACCGTTTAAGCGCAGGCAGCTGGATCAGCGATGGCTTTATTGATACAGGCAGTAACCAAGCCGTAGCACCGCCTTGCTAA
- a CDS encoding monovalent cation:proton antiporter family protein, with product MSIQLSSLLLLLAAAVLTVVLCRRLKLPAMLGYLVVGLLIGPHALGFIASSDEATHLAEFGVVFLMFTLGLEFNLARLNAMRRIVFGLGAMQVMSMLAVVMVICLLAGLDWKVGLALGGALSMSSTAMASKLLADRNELHSAQGQNAIGILLFQDLAVVPFLIMIPVLSFPGNELLMALGFAALKIIVVLLVLLYFGQKLMRPWFNIVARQHSSELFMLNLLLVTLGIAWITELAGLSLALGAFLAGMLIAETDFRYQVEDDVRPFRDLLLGLFFVTVGMNLDYSVLLTQWWRVLLVLALLGPGKILMIAGLSRLFGSTPGAAWRTGFTIGQGGEFAFVMLALASKSALLPESILQTTIAGIVLSMLITPFLIQHSDKLVLRLARSEWMNLAANLHQVAVRSMQSQGHVILCGYGRSGQSLARILSQEGIGFFALDLDPDMVREAAAAGDSVVYGNAAKREVLIAAGLMRASAIVVTYAETHSAMQILEIVHSIRPELPVIIRTQDDSDIDKLKNAGATEVVAEIMEGSLMLASHTLMLLGVPLNKVVHRVREVREARYQLLRGFYRGVSEDADDSDRPQPRLHTIYLANDAAAVGKHLGELKLESLHIEVRSVRRRNMPPTQPDASFELQAGDILVILGESDNLAAAEMLILQGS from the coding sequence ATGTCCATTCAACTATCTTCGCTCTTGCTCTTGCTTGCCGCAGCCGTTTTAACGGTGGTGCTTTGCCGTCGCCTAAAGCTGCCAGCCATGCTTGGCTACCTAGTTGTTGGCTTATTAATTGGCCCCCATGCCCTTGGCTTTATTGCCAGCAGCGATGAGGCCACTCATCTGGCCGAGTTTGGTGTCGTTTTTTTGATGTTTACATTGGGACTGGAATTTAATCTTGCCCGGCTCAATGCCATGCGCCGCATCGTATTTGGCTTGGGTGCAATGCAAGTCATGAGCATGCTGGCTGTCGTCATGGTGATTTGCCTGCTGGCCGGCTTAGACTGGAAAGTAGGCTTGGCCCTAGGTGGAGCGCTCTCGATGTCATCCACCGCGATGGCGTCTAAATTACTGGCTGATCGCAATGAGCTGCATTCTGCACAGGGACAAAACGCCATCGGCATTTTGCTATTTCAAGACTTAGCCGTTGTCCCTTTCCTGATTATGATTCCCGTACTCAGCTTTCCGGGCAATGAATTGCTAATGGCACTGGGTTTTGCCGCACTAAAGATTATTGTGGTGTTGCTGGTTTTGCTCTACTTCGGGCAAAAGCTGATGCGGCCTTGGTTCAATATCGTAGCCAGACAGCATTCCAGTGAGCTTTTTATGCTCAACTTGCTTTTGGTTACTTTAGGAATCGCCTGGATCACCGAGCTTGCGGGCTTATCACTGGCTCTGGGCGCTTTTCTGGCGGGTATGCTGATTGCCGAAACAGATTTTCGCTATCAGGTTGAAGACGATGTGCGCCCATTCCGGGATCTGCTGCTTGGGCTATTTTTTGTAACCGTTGGCATGAATCTGGATTACTCCGTGCTACTTACTCAATGGTGGCGGGTCCTACTGGTATTAGCACTGCTTGGTCCCGGCAAGATTTTAATGATTGCTGGGCTCTCCAGACTATTTGGCAGCACACCCGGAGCCGCCTGGCGCACCGGCTTTACCATAGGACAAGGGGGCGAATTCGCTTTTGTCATGCTGGCGCTCGCCTCTAAGAGCGCACTCTTACCCGAAAGCATTTTACAAACCACCATCGCCGGCATTGTTTTATCGATGCTGATCACCCCGTTTTTAATTCAGCATTCCGATAAATTAGTATTGCGCCTCGCCCGCTCAGAATGGATGAATCTGGCCGCTAATTTGCATCAGGTGGCCGTGCGCAGCATGCAAAGCCAAGGCCACGTAATCCTCTGTGGCTATGGCCGCAGTGGCCAATCTCTGGCCCGGATATTAAGCCAGGAAGGAATAGGTTTTTTTGCGCTGGATTTAGACCCGGATATGGTGCGCGAAGCCGCGGCCGCTGGCGATTCCGTCGTTTATGGCAATGCAGCCAAGCGAGAAGTACTGATCGCCGCAGGCTTAATGCGGGCTAGCGCCATTGTGGTGACTTACGCCGAAACCCATTCCGCCATGCAGATTTTAGAAATCGTACACTCCATCCGCCCGGAGCTGCCGGTGATTATTCGCACTCAGGACGATAGCGATATCGATAAGCTCAAAAACGCAGGCGCCACCGAAGTAGTGGCAGAAATCATGGAAGGCAGCCTGATGCTGGCCTCCCATACGCTGATGCTGCTGGGCGTGCCATTAAATAAAGTCGTCCACCGCGTGCGTGAAGTTCGTGAAGCCCGCTACCAGCTGCTACGCGGCTTTTATCGCGGTGTAAGCGAAGACGCCGACGATAGCGACCGGCCCCAGCCGCGTTTACACACCATCTACTTAGCCAACGATGCCGCTGCCGTTGGTAAGCACCTTGGCGAGCTCAAACTAGAAAGCCTTCATATCGAAGTACGCAGCGTACGCCGCCGCAATATGCCCCCCACCCAGCCAGATGCCAGCTTTGAATTACAAGCAGGCGATATTCTGGTGATTCTAGGAGAAAGCGATAATCTGGCGGCGGCAGAGATGCTTATTTTGCAGGGAAGTTAA
- a CDS encoding KpsF/GutQ family sugar-phosphate isomerase has product MKNAEFILECARRVLRVEADAVFALAERMNDQFVKACELILSCQGRVIVIGIGKSGHIAKKIAATMASTGTPAFFVHPSEAAHGDLGMITRSDVVLALSNSGESDEVIALLPSLKRLGLPLIAMTGNAESTLSKQSTVHLDSGVVQEACPLNLAPTASTTAALALGDALAVALLEARGFQAEDFALSHPGGSLGRRLLVLVRDLMHTGDALPVVQHDVLLRDALLEISKKGMGMTAVVDAAGKLMGIFTDGDLRRALDQGVDVRDTSVSSVMTLAPATIEAGKLAAEAVQQMDARRVNGLLVLDAGVLVGAINMHDLLRARVV; this is encoded by the coding sequence ATGAAAAATGCTGAATTTATCCTCGAGTGCGCTCGTCGCGTGCTACGGGTTGAGGCTGATGCTGTTTTCGCGCTGGCCGAGCGAATGAATGATCAGTTTGTTAAAGCGTGCGAGCTGATTCTTTCCTGCCAGGGGCGGGTGATCGTGATCGGGATTGGCAAGTCGGGGCATATTGCTAAAAAAATAGCAGCCACCATGGCCAGTACTGGCACTCCTGCTTTTTTTGTTCACCCTTCCGAAGCGGCACACGGTGATTTAGGAATGATCACCCGCAGTGATGTGGTGCTGGCTTTGTCTAATTCGGGTGAAAGCGATGAAGTGATTGCCCTGCTGCCAAGCCTAAAACGCTTAGGCCTTCCTTTGATTGCCATGACGGGCAATGCTGAATCTACTTTAAGTAAACAATCGACCGTGCATCTTGATTCGGGTGTGGTGCAAGAAGCCTGCCCGCTGAATCTGGCGCCTACCGCAAGTACTACGGCGGCACTTGCCTTGGGCGATGCACTGGCTGTGGCCCTGCTGGAAGCGCGCGGCTTTCAGGCTGAAGACTTTGCCTTATCGCATCCGGGCGGCAGCTTAGGTCGGCGTTTATTGGTGCTCGTGCGCGATTTAATGCATACCGGTGATGCTTTGCCTGTAGTGCAGCACGATGTGTTATTGCGCGATGCGCTGCTGGAAATCAGCAAGAAAGGCATGGGTATGACCGCGGTGGTGGATGCTGCAGGTAAATTGATGGGCATCTTTACCGATGGCGATTTGCGCCGCGCACTGGATCAGGGCGTCGATGTACGTGATACTTCGGTCTCCAGCGTAATGACCTTAGCTCCTGCCACGATTGAGGCGGGTAAATTAGCCGCGGAGGCTGTTCAGCAAATGGATGCACGCCGTGTGAATGGTTTATTGGTGCTGGATGCGGGTGTGCTGGTCGGGGCGATTAATATGCACGACCTGCTGCGAGCACGAGTGGTTTAA
- a CDS encoding KdsC family phosphatase — protein sequence MTDMAKAVRLMIFDVDGVMTDGSLYYSDAGEELKAFNSLDGHGLKMLRASGVKLAIITGRTSLLVEKRAKDLGVDFLYQGAHDKRASYEDLLLAAGVGQDVCGFMGDDVIDLPVMRRVAFAVAVPDSPELVRKHAHYITGSSGGRGAVREVCEYLMQAQGTFDAAMAPYLA from the coding sequence ATGACTGATATGGCAAAAGCGGTGCGCTTAATGATTTTTGACGTTGATGGTGTGATGACCGATGGCAGCTTGTATTACAGCGATGCGGGTGAAGAGCTAAAAGCTTTTAACTCGCTGGATGGTCACGGGCTAAAAATGTTACGCGCCAGCGGTGTGAAATTAGCCATTATTACCGGCCGTACTTCTTTGCTAGTTGAGAAACGTGCCAAAGATCTGGGGGTGGATTTTCTTTATCAGGGCGCTCACGATAAGCGGGCAAGCTATGAAGATTTACTGCTAGCCGCTGGAGTTGGCCAGGATGTCTGTGGTTTTATGGGCGACGATGTGATTGATCTTCCGGTGATGCGCAGAGTCGCTTTTGCGGTAGCGGTGCCTGATTCTCCGGAGTTAGTGCGTAAACATGCTCACTATATTACGGGCAGCTCGGGTGGGCGGGGAGCCGTGCGCGAAGTATGCGAATACCTGATGCAAGCACAAGGTACGTTTGATGCCGCTATGGCGCCTTACCTCGCCTGA
- the lptC gene encoding LPS export ABC transporter periplasmic protein LptC: protein MAVPGTTRLLPLALVVLLGSLTWLLDRAASLPGSAVAINANQPDMLVDKATAVRFGEDGRPLSLLTATHVSHLPAGDITWLEKPHLRYTAPDQPRLEVTGERAKSIKQGSEVWFPGMVKMVRSASATQAELTINGRDMRVLPQEGLASSEAPAIAVMGTYVIESVGFIADSKAETLELKSKVRMSYEPIRTR from the coding sequence ATGGCAGTGCCGGGGACTACTCGCCTGCTACCGCTGGCCCTTGTTGTTTTGTTGGGTAGCCTGACTTGGCTGCTCGATAGAGCGGCAAGTTTACCTGGCTCTGCGGTTGCAATTAATGCAAATCAGCCCGATATGCTAGTAGATAAAGCCACTGCAGTGCGTTTTGGTGAAGATGGACGCCCCTTGTCTTTGCTAACCGCCACCCATGTTTCTCATTTGCCCGCTGGCGATATCACCTGGCTGGAAAAACCACATTTACGCTATACCGCCCCTGATCAGCCTCGTTTAGAAGTCACTGGCGAGCGTGCTAAATCAATAAAACAGGGGAGTGAAGTCTGGTTTCCCGGCATGGTTAAAATGGTTAGATCGGCCAGTGCTACGCAAGCAGAGTTAACGATTAATGGGCGTGATATGCGCGTTTTACCGCAGGAAGGACTTGCCAGCTCAGAAGCGCCGGCAATCGCAGTGATGGGCACGTATGTTATTGAATCAGTCGGTTTTATTGCTGATTCCAAGGCTGAAACGCTAGAACTTAAATCTAAAGTCAGGATGAGCTATGAGCCGATTCGCACCCGTTAA
- the lptA gene encoding lipopolysaccharide transport periplasmic protein LptA yields MSRFAPVKVVLLMLLAGSVYAEKADREKQINIVAANCVMNQKTQASVCSKDVVLTQGTLSIRADKLTVRQDEAGNQFVAGNGGPVRFRQKMDGGNDWVDAEAQRFDYDGRTGILKLIDKAWVKRGEDQIHSDLITYDLNNEAYQAQSKPESGGRVNIVITPKKAPAP; encoded by the coding sequence ATGAGCCGATTCGCACCCGTTAAAGTTGTTTTACTCATGCTGCTGGCAGGCTCTGTATATGCAGAAAAAGCAGACCGGGAAAAACAGATCAATATTGTTGCTGCAAATTGTGTAATGAATCAAAAAACGCAGGCTAGCGTTTGTAGCAAAGATGTGGTGCTGACCCAAGGCACACTCAGCATTCGGGCTGATAAGCTGACGGTACGTCAGGATGAGGCGGGCAATCAATTTGTTGCTGGCAATGGCGGGCCGGTTCGCTTTCGGCAGAAAATGGATGGCGGTAATGATTGGGTGGATGCCGAAGCGCAGCGTTTTGATTATGACGGGCGCACCGGCATTCTTAAGTTGATTGATAAGGCATGGGTGAAACGTGGGGAAGATCAAATTCATAGCGATTTGATTACTTACGATTTAAACAATGAAGCCTATCAAGCGCAGAGCAAACCAGAGAGCGGCGGGCGCGTCAATATCGTGATTACACCGAAAAAGGCACCTGCACCATGA